The following proteins are co-located in the Candidatus Lokiarchaeota archaeon genome:
- a CDS encoding 50S ribosomal protein L40e encodes MPVADIEKRRLAQHYLLYKSVCRDCGATNPLKAKKCRKCKSKDLRPKVRTRRR; translated from the coding sequence ATGCCAGTAGCAGACATTGAAAAACGCAGACTCGCACAGCACTATCTGCTTTACAAATCAGTATGCAGAGATTGTGGAGCTACCAATCCACTCAAAGCAAAGAAATGCAGAAAGTGCAAGAGCAAAGACCTCCGACCCAAAGTGAGAACAAGACGTAGATAG